A single genomic interval of Cucumis sativus cultivar 9930 chromosome 7, Cucumber_9930_V3, whole genome shotgun sequence harbors:
- the LOC101205389 gene encoding probable long-chain-alcohol O-fatty-acyltransferase 5: MAVMDGELKSFTKVSLTIMVSLLYSYFISSKLPKGKFRLISLFPTFSLFALLPLSLSSVFLSGTVAFFITWLTTFKLLLFSFNLGPLVSDPPLTFPLFVTVACLPIKIKPREIDPDYKYLEKYANPKLGLNLPAKILLFAILIAAGDHIDQFRPNVKICVYCVTLYLFVEFLLGVSSAIVRSSFDGVVLEPSSNEPYLATSLQDFWGRRWNLLVSNTLRYGIYRPVRAAVGGVVGKRWAAGTGVMAVFVVSGVMHEQLVYYITREVPTWEVTWFFVLQGVCVVLEFELKTVVGRRWQPPAAVAWLLTLSFLVVTASWLFFPPLMRAGIFAGLLKELKMVERLVWKLILSLFQKYYIKSA, from the coding sequence aTGGCTGTCATGGATGGAGAACTCAAGAGCTTCACGAAAGTCTCCCTCACAATCATGGTGTCTCTATTATACTCATATTTCATATCTTCAAAGCTTCCCAAAGGAAAATTTAGGCTCATCTCTCTCTTCCctactttctctctcttcgCCCTTCttcccctctctctctcctccgTCTTCCTCTCTGGTACCGTCGCCTTCTTCATCACTTGGCTCACAACCTTCAaacttcttctattttcattcaatttagGTCCTCTTGTTTCCGACCCACCATTGACATTCCCTCTCTTTGTCACAGTCGCTTGTCTTCCAATCAAAATAAAGCCAAGAGAAATAGACCCAGATTATAAATACCTTGAAAAATATGCCAATCCCAAGTTGGGCCTAAATTTGCCCGCCAAAATCTTGCTTTTTGCCATCTTGATCGCCGCCGGTGACCACATTGACCAGTTTCGGCCAAATGTGAAGATTTGTGTGTACTGTGTGACGCTATATCTCTTCGTCGAATTTCTTCTTGGAGTGTCGAGTGCTATTGTTCGATCGTCATTCGATGGTGTTGTGCTTGAACCATCGTCGAATGAGCCTTACTTGGCAACATCTCTCCAAGATTTTTGGGGTAGGAGGTGGAATTTGTTGGTGTCGAATACTTTACGTTATGGTATTTACAGGCCAGTTCGAGCAGCAGTGGGTGGTGTAGTGGGGAAGAGGTGGGCGGCAGGAACGGGGGTGATGGCGGTGTTTGTCGTTTCAGGAGTGATGCATGAGCAATTGGTGTATTACATTACTAGAGAAGTGCCAACTTGGGAGGTCACATGGTTCTTTGTTCTTCAAGGGGTGTGTGTGGTTCTGGAATTTGAATTGAAGACGGTTGTAGGACGACGATGGCAGCCGCCTGCGGCGGTGGCATGGCTGTTAACGCTGTCGTTTCTGGTGGTCACTGCTTCATGGCTGTTTTTTCCGCCACTAATGAGAGCTGGTATTTTTGCTGGACTTCTTAAGGAATTGAAGATGGTGGAACGGTTGGTGTGGAAActcattttaagtttattccaaAAATACTACATTAAAAGCGCTTAA